The sequence below is a genomic window from Mycobacterium spongiae.
GCCAGCCGGCGCGAGCGGCGTGAGGCCGCGCGTCGTCAAGGTCGCGGCCCCAAGCCACCGAAATCGGGGAAGAAGCGCTAGCCTGCCAGGCTGTCGGGGGCGGCCGGCTTCTCTATCGGCGGCATTTCGTCAAGGATTGGCGGTATGGACGTCAACGAGGTGCTACTGCCCGGGGTCGGTTTGCGGTACGAATTCACCAGTCACAGGGGTCAGCGGATCGGCATTATTGCGCATCGCGGCGGTGATTTCGAGGTTTGCTTGTATGCCCGCGACGATCCGGACATGGCCCGGCCGATCTTTCATCTCGCCGGTGACGAAGCTGAGACGGTGGCCCAGATTCTTGGTGCGCCAAGGATCGCTGAGCGGTTCACCGAACTGACTCGTGAAGTGCCTGGGCTCGAAGCCGGTCAAATCCGGATTCGGCCGGGCAGCCCGTTTGTGGACCGACCGCTGGGTGATACCCGCGCCCGTACCCGCACCGGCTCCTCGATCGTCGCCATTGTGCGCAACGAGGATGTGCTCGCCTCACCGAGCCCGGATGAAACCCTGCGGGCGCACGATGTCCTGATCGTCATCGGTACCGAGGAAGGCAACGCCGGAGTCCAACAGATCGTCGACAAAGGCTGATCCGGTGCAAGTTTCAGAGGCGCTGCTATTCCAACTTGGCGCTCTCTTGGTCACGCTCGCTGTTCTGGGCGCGATCGCCCGCCGTTTCGCGTTGTCCCCCATACCCGTGTACCTGATGGTGGGTCTTGCGCTCGGCAACGGTGGCATCTTGCCGGTAGCCGCTGCCGATGGCTTCATCATTACGGGCGCGCCCATCGGTGTCGTCTTGCTGCTTCTGATCTTGGGTCTGGAATTCTCCGTGACCGAGTTCGCCACCAGCATGCGGCACCACCTGCCTTCCGCCGGTGCCGACATCATCCTCAATGCCACGCCCGGCGCAGCGGTCGGCTTGCTGTTGGGATTAGACGGCGTCGCCATACTGGGCCTCGCCGGCGTCACCTACATCTCGTCGTCGGGGGTCATCGCGCGTCTGCTGGAGGACTTGGGCCGGCTCGGCAACCGGGAAACGCCGGCTGTGCTGTCGGTCCTGGTGCTGGAAGACTTCGCGATGGCCGCCTACCTGCCGCTGTTTTCGGTGCTGGCATCGGGCGGCACCTGGATAGATGCCGTCGCGGGCACGGTGGCCGCTGTGGGGGCACTCGTCGCGGCGTTTGCCGCGTCGTACTACTGGGGTCACCATGTCGGCCGACTGGTGTGGCACCCAGATTCCGAGCAACTGCTGCTGAGGGTCCTGGGGGGAACCTTGATTGTGGCCGCGATGGCCGAATTACTGCATGCCTCGGCTGCGGTCGGCGCGTTTCTGGTCGGGCTCACCTTGACCGGGGAGACGGCGAACCGTGCGCGCAAGGTGCTTAGCCCGCTGCGCGACCTTTTCGCCGCAATCTTCTTTCTGGCAATCGGATTGTCCGTTGCGCCCAAAGAGCTGCTGTCGGCCTTTCCGATCGCCCTGGCGTTGGCGGTTGTCACCGCCGCGACAAAGGTGGCTACCGGGATGTACGCCGCGCGGCGCGATGGGGTCGCCCGGCGGGGCCAATTGCGTGCCGGCACCGCGCTCATCGCCCGCGGGGAGTTCTCCCTCATCATCGTTGGCTTGATTGGCACGTCGATCCCAGAGGTGGCAGCGCTGGGTACGTCGTACATCTTCATTGTGGCCATCGCGGGTCCGGTCTTGGCCCGCTACGTCGGCGAGCCGCTGGCCAGCGCAACATCGCCTGGTTAGCCCGCGCCCGTCGGCCGCGGTGAACCCGATCATCACCCTATGTGCAGGGCGACCACTTGCCATCGGGTTTCGTTCTGGCTGGACTGCCGTTCGACACGACAGGCGATGGCGTGGACCCGGTCTCCCCGGCCGTAGGTTCCGAAAACCTCGGCGGCGCTGTCCGGCGCACCGGCTGGCTGAAGCCGCGTACGGCGCAGCACGGCAGCGCCCCGGCAGCCGGACGGGTGTGCGCCCACCGCTCGGCTGATCGAGACCACCGAGTCGACGAGGCTGGGCGCCAGCAGGGAGCTTAGCTGGGCGGCCGGACGGCGGCGGTCGATGACTTCTAGCACCCGACGCAAGGTGGCATCGGCGAACATGGCCGCCTGCCGCATGGGCGCCGATACGACCTCGATGGCGTTGGTGGCCAGCTGACTGCTGCTTGGCGCGCTGCCGCGCGGCCGTCGGGTACGCGAGGTGCCGGGCGGCAGCGGGGCCTGCGGCGGTGACTGGCGCCGGGCAACACTGCGCAACGGGGGCTCGTAGTCGACCAGCGGCACGACGGCCGCGGCGCCACGGTCGGGTGGGCTGACAAGGGGACTGACGGTCAAACGGGCACTCTCCAACTCAACGATGGGAACCAACACAGCGATTGGCACCAAACTCAGTGATTCGAACGATGAGCCTGCTGGAGAGTGGCAGACCGTGGTTTTCTGTTGCCGGTCATCATTGCACAACCAGGGCTGGCGTGTACCCGCGCCGAAATCTGCGTCGGGGGAGCGGCTAGCGTTGGCGACAACCTCGGCCGACGTGGCCGATTGACAAGGAGGACAGGGCCATAATGGTGACCCGGTTGTCCACAGCAGATGCGTCTTTCTATCGGTTGGAGAATACGGCCACCCCGATGTACGTCGGGTCGTTGTCGATTCTGCGCAACCCGCGCGCCGGCCTGAGCTATGAAACCCTGTTGGCCACCGTGGAGCAGCGGTTGCCGCAGATACCGCGCTACCGGCAGAAGGTCCGTGAAGTGAAGTTGGGCCTGGCCAGGCCAGTGTGGATCGACGATCGCGACTTCGACATCACCTACCACGTCCGGCGGTCGGCGCTGCCCTCGCCGGGAAGTGACGAGCAGTTGCACGAGCTGATCGCGCGGCTGGCCGCTCGACCGTTGGACAAGTCGCGGCCCTTGTGGGAGATGTATCTCGTCGAAGGCCTGGCCAAGAATCGCATTGCCATCTACACGAAGTCGCACCAAGCGCTGATCAATGGCATGGCTGCGCTGGAGATCGGCCACGTCATCGCCGATCGGACCCGGCGTCCGCCGCCGTTTCCCGAAGACATCTGGATCCCCGAACGCGACCCTGGCACGACCAGACTGGTGCTGGGAGCGGTCGCAGACTGGGTAATGGGCCCGGGCACGCAGGCGCAGGCTGTTGGATCGGCGATCGCCGGGCTGGCGACGAGCTCGGTTCAGCTCGCCGAGGCGGGCCGTCGCGTGCTTGACGTGGCTCGCACGGTGGCGCGTGGCACCGCGCCCAGCAGCCCGCTCAATGCGACCGTCTCGCGCAACCGACGGTTCACCGTTGCCCGGGGGCGGCTCGAGGATTACCGGGCCGTGCGTGCACGCTACGACTGCGACATCAATGATGTTGTCTTAGCGGTGGTAACGGGAGCCCTGGGTGATTGGCTGATGTCGCGTGGCGTGGCGGTGTCATCCACCGCCACGGTCCGGGCTATGGCGCCGTTGCCCGTCTACGCCGAGGACCAGCTCGCCTCGGCTGGCCCTGGCCAGGCGATCAGCCAGGTCACGCCGTTTCTGGTCGACTTGCCCGTGGGAGAAGGCAATGCCGTGGTGCGGCTTTCTCAGATCGCGCACGCCACCGAGTCGAACCCGACGGCTGCTAGCTTGGTCGACGCCCGGACGATCGTCACGCTATCGGGTTTTGCGCCACCCACACTGCACGCCATGGGAATTCGGGTTGCTACCAGCTTTTCGGCGCGCCTGTTCAACCTCTTGATCACCAATGCACCGGGAGCCCAGTCGCAGATGTACATCGCCGGCACGAAGCTGCTGGAGACGTACTCGGTGCCACCGTTGCTGCACAACCAGGCGCTAGCCATCAGTGTGACGTCCTACAACGGGATGCTGTATTACGGAATCAATGCCGACCGTGATGCAATGAGCGACGTTGACTTGCTGCCGAGTTTGTTAAGCCAATCGCTCGACGAACTTCTCCAAGCTCCCCGGTAGCCAGAGAAGGTCAAGCGCCCGCATGGTTATAGCATCCGATGATGTGAGCACCGCGACCAACGACGGCGCACCGCCGAAGGTGACGAAGAGCAAATCGAGCGCGCGAGCCAAGAGTAAGATCCCTGCCGGTATCTACCGTGACGAATTGTTCCGGCTGCAAACAGAGTTCGTCAAGCTGCAGGAGTGGGTTCGCCATTCCGGATCGCGCATAGTGGTCCTCTTCGAAGGCCGCGACGGAGCGGGCAAGGGCGGGACCATCAAAAGGATCACCGAGTACCTCAACCCGCGGGTCGCTCGCATCGCGGCGTTGCCCGCTCCTACCGATCGCGAGCGTGGGCAGTGGTATTTCCAGCGGTACATCGCCCATTTGCCTGCCGAGGGGGAAATCGTGTTCTTCGACCGGTCGTGGTACAACCGCGCCGGCGTGGAAAAAGTAATGGGCTTCTGCACGCCGCAAGAGCATGCGCTGTTCCTGCGGCAAACGCCGATCTTCGAGCAGATGTTGATCGACGACGGGATTCTGCTGCGCAAGTATTGGTTCTCGGTCTCTGACGAGGAACAGTTGCGCCGATTCAAGGCGCGGCGGAGTGACCCGGTCCGGCAATGGAAACTTAGTCCCATGGACCTGGAATCGCTGTATCGGTGGGAGGACTATTCGCGCGCCAAGGACGAGATGATGGTGCACACCGATATACCGGCCAGTCCGTGGTATGTCGTGGAGTCCGATATCAAGAAGCACGCGCGCCTGAACATGATGGCCCACTTGCTGTCCACGATCGACTACCGCGACGTCGCAAGGCCAAAGGTCAAGTTGCCCAAACATCCCCTCGTGAGTGGCAACTACGAGCGCCCGCCGCGTGAGTTGTCGACCTACGTCGAGGACTACGCCGCTACCTTGGTCGAGGGCTAGGTGGTGATCGCAAGGGCGGCGAAGCCGCGGGCAGCGGGTCACCGCCGGAGGGTTGCCGTGGTGATCGCAAGGGCGGCGAAGCCGCGGGCAGCGGGTCACCGCCGGAGGGTTGCCGTGGTGATCGCAAGCGCGGCGAAGCCGCGGGCAGCGGGTCACCGCGGAGTAGGGCGGGCACGGGTCCAGTGATTCAGGTTTACATCCCGGCGACCTTGGCCATGCTGCAACGCCTCGTCGCGTCGGGTTCGTTGTGGCCGGTCAACGGCACTGCCTTCGCGGTCACGCCGACCCTGCGCGAGTCGTATGCGGAGGGCGACGAAGACGAACTCGCCGAGGTGGCACTACGTGAAGCAGCGCTGGCGTCGCTGCGATTGTTGGCAGCTGACGACGGCGACACGGCCGCCGCGGAGACTCTGCCACCGCGGCGCGCGGTGTTGGCCGCCGAAGTTGACGACGCCAGGTTCCGCCCCGATCTTGATGACGCGGTGGTCAGGTTGGGAGAACCTGTTGCGTTCGATCACGTGGTTGCCGCATACG
It includes:
- a CDS encoding cation:proton antiporter regulatory subunit; translated protein: MDVNEVLLPGVGLRYEFTSHRGQRIGIIAHRGGDFEVCLYARDDPDMARPIFHLAGDEAETVAQILGAPRIAERFTELTREVPGLEAGQIRIRPGSPFVDRPLGDTRARTRTGSSIVAIVRNEDVLASPSPDETLRAHDVLIVIGTEEGNAGVQQIVDKG
- a CDS encoding cation:proton antiporter codes for the protein MQVSEALLFQLGALLVTLAVLGAIARRFALSPIPVYLMVGLALGNGGILPVAAADGFIITGAPIGVVLLLLILGLEFSVTEFATSMRHHLPSAGADIILNATPGAAVGLLLGLDGVAILGLAGVTYISSSGVIARLLEDLGRLGNRETPAVLSVLVLEDFAMAAYLPLFSVLASGGTWIDAVAGTVAAVGALVAAFAASYYWGHHVGRLVWHPDSEQLLLRVLGGTLIVAAMAELLHASAAVGAFLVGLTLTGETANRARKVLSPLRDLFAAIFFLAIGLSVAPKELLSAFPIALALAVVTAATKVATGMYAARRDGVARRGQLRAGTALIARGEFSLIIVGLIGTSIPEVAALGTSYIFIVAIAGPVLARYVGEPLASATSPG
- a CDS encoding Rv3235 family protein; the encoded protein is MTVSPLVSPPDRGAAAVVPLVDYEPPLRSVARRQSPPQAPLPPGTSRTRRPRGSAPSSSQLATNAIEVVSAPMRQAAMFADATLRRVLEVIDRRRPAAQLSSLLAPSLVDSVVSISRAVGAHPSGCRGAAVLRRTRLQPAGAPDSAAEVFGTYGRGDRVHAIACRVERQSSQNETRWQVVALHIG
- a CDS encoding WS/DGAT/MGAT family O-acyltransferase, producing MVTRLSTADASFYRLENTATPMYVGSLSILRNPRAGLSYETLLATVEQRLPQIPRYRQKVREVKLGLARPVWIDDRDFDITYHVRRSALPSPGSDEQLHELIARLAARPLDKSRPLWEMYLVEGLAKNRIAIYTKSHQALINGMAALEIGHVIADRTRRPPPFPEDIWIPERDPGTTRLVLGAVADWVMGPGTQAQAVGSAIAGLATSSVQLAEAGRRVLDVARTVARGTAPSSPLNATVSRNRRFTVARGRLEDYRAVRARYDCDINDVVLAVVTGALGDWLMSRGVAVSSTATVRAMAPLPVYAEDQLASAGPGQAISQVTPFLVDLPVGEGNAVVRLSQIAHATESNPTAASLVDARTIVTLSGFAPPTLHAMGIRVATSFSARLFNLLITNAPGAQSQMYIAGTKLLETYSVPPLLHNQALAISVTSYNGMLYYGINADRDAMSDVDLLPSLLSQSLDELLQAPR
- the ppk2 gene encoding polyphosphate kinase 2 gives rise to the protein MSTATNDGAPPKVTKSKSSARAKSKIPAGIYRDELFRLQTEFVKLQEWVRHSGSRIVVLFEGRDGAGKGGTIKRITEYLNPRVARIAALPAPTDRERGQWYFQRYIAHLPAEGEIVFFDRSWYNRAGVEKVMGFCTPQEHALFLRQTPIFEQMLIDDGILLRKYWFSVSDEEQLRRFKARRSDPVRQWKLSPMDLESLYRWEDYSRAKDEMMVHTDIPASPWYVVESDIKKHARLNMMAHLLSTIDYRDVARPKVKLPKHPLVSGNYERPPRELSTYVEDYAATLVEG
- a CDS encoding DUF6912 family protein, with protein sequence MIQVYIPATLAMLQRLVASGSLWPVNGTAFAVTPTLRESYAEGDEDELAEVALREAALASLRLLAADDGDTAAAETLPPRRAVLAAEVDDARFRPDLDDAVVRLGEPVAFDHVVAAYVDTSTAEPDVRAAIAVIDAADLGDEDADLVVGDAQDHDLAWYASQELPFLLDLL